The Cloeon dipterum chromosome 3, ieCloDipt1.1, whole genome shotgun sequence genome includes a region encoding these proteins:
- the LOC135940873 gene encoding ATP-binding cassette subfamily G member 4-like produces MGADVEEETIPPSCVDIEFQDLSYKAGGKTILHGLNGFFKSGQISGILGPSGAGKSSMMDILIGYKTAGVSGNILTNGRKREMCNFNKISCYIQQKELVQPHLYVDEAMHVAACLKLGPIVTKEKRTLIINEILETIGLLECRRTKSERLSGGQKKRLSIALELISNPPVLFLDEPTTGLDVVAATQCIKHLSSVAAQGRTVVCTIHQPSALIFSIFQHVYFLTDGFCVYQGQADRIVDFLASVNLPCPQYNNPADYVVELSHGSPMQVAVLSDTIQNGRRSIGINAFCQPSSTLQLADRNLPDGFAKFPTSTWYQFQVLVRRMLLQTSRSKAMLRMMLIYHLLCSLLLGGIFQDIGNDAGKAYENVKFFASVTVFFLYFHIMAAVIVFPGEIELLRREYFNRWYGLKPYFFAATVARLPAQLVLGLVFMVITYYMTGQPLEASRFAPFVIICLLNAAISETLGLLIGSFLPLTQGAAVAPSVACFNFMLAMYGIGFGPEMEPFWATLQSCSYIKYIFTGYVLDMYGPDRGVLPCKDDVYCHFRRPSELLKMLGLLGSDLSVQIVVLTAFLVFYKSLSYFALKLRLTPEYWSTVVNNLNFLGRNS; encoded by the exons atgggTGCTGACGTTGAGGAAGAAACGATTCCACCGTCCTGCGTGGACATCGAATTCCAAGACCTTTCTTACAAAGcag GAGGGAAAACGATATTACATGGTTTGAatggatttttcaaatctgGCCAAATTTCTGGGATTCTCGGCCCATCTGGTGCCGGAAAAAGCTCAATGATGGACATTCTCATCGGTTATaa gacTGCCGGTGTGAGTGGCAACATTCTGACAAACGGTCGGAAACGTGAGATGTgcaactttaataaaatttcctgctaCATTCAGCAGAAGGAACTCGTGCAACCGCATTTATACGTCGATGAGGCCATGCACGTGGCCGCCTGCCTCAAACTAGGGCCTATCGTGACCAAAGAAAAGCGAACGCtgata attaatgaaattttggaaacaatTGGCCTTTTGGAGTGTCGGCGGACGAAATCGGAGAGGCTAAGCGGCGGGCAGAAGAAGCGGCTGAGCATCGCGCTTGAGCTCATCAGCAACCCTCCCGTCCTCTTCCTGGACGAACCCACCac GGGCCTGGACGTGGTTGCAGCAACGCAGTGCATCAAACACCTGAGCTCAGTGGCCGCTCAGGGCCGCACCGTCGTCTGCACGATCCACCAGCCAAGTGCCCTGATTTTCTCGATTTTCCAGCACGTCTACTTCCTGACTGACGGATTCTGCGTTTACCAGGGACAGGCCGACAGGATAGTAGATTTTTTGGCTTCAGTCAATTTACCTTGTCCTCAGTACAACAATCCCGCTGATTACG tgGTGGAGCTGTCGCACGGATCGCCGATGCAAGTCGCCGTTCTGAGCGACACCATCCAAAACGGCAGACGCAGCATAGGAATCAACGCGTTTTGCCAGCCTTCATCTACTTTACAATTAGCGGATAGAAACCTGCCAGACgggtttgcaaaatttcctaCGTCAACGTGGTACCAGTTCCAAGTACTGGTGCGCAGGATGCTTCTACAAACCTCAAGGAGCAAG GCTATGTTGAGGATGATGTTGATATACCACCTGTTGTGCTCATTACTGCTGGGCGGAATATTCCAAGATATAGGAAACGATGCCGGAAAGGCCTACGAAAACGTCAAATTCTTCGCCAGCGTGACTGTGTTTTTCTTGTATTTTCACATAATGGCAGCAGTGATTGTTT TTCCCGGGGAAATCGAATTGTTGCGGAGAGAGTACTTCAACCGCTGGTATGGTTTGAAGCCCTATTTTTTCGCCGCCACAGTCGCCAGACTGCCAGCACag CTCGTCTTAGGGTTGGTTTTCATGGTGATCACCTACTACATGACCGGGCAGCCCCTGGAGGCATCTAGATTCGCGCCTTTTGTCATCATTTGTTTGCTCAACGCTGCTATCTCGGAGACGCTCGGACTTCTCATTGGATCTTTTTTGCCATTAACG CAAGGTGCAGCGGTAGCACCATCAGTGGCTTGTTTCAACTTCATGCTAGCGATGTACGGCATCGGCTTTGGCCCCGAAATGGAACCCTTTTGGGCCACGCTCCAGTCATGCTCATACATCAAGTACATATTCACGGGCTATGTGCTCGACATGTACGGCCCTGACCGAGGCGTGCTGCCCTGCAAGGATGATGTCTACTGCCACTTCAGGCGACCCTCGGAGCTGCTGAAAATGTTGGGGTTGCTCGGCTCGGATCTGTCTGTCCAAATTGTCGTTCTTACCGCATTTTTGGTTTTCTATAAATCACTCTCGTATTTCGCTCTTAAATTAAGACTAACGCCTGAGTATTGGAGCACAGTGGTGaataatctgaattttttaggGAGGAATTCGTGA
- the LOC135939277 gene encoding WD repeat-containing protein 11-like, with the protein MGESEQDGHLERQGSVESYEQARGPTYNIPKVSARTLVGAASTANIGALEWGAQGLLAYGSNCSVVVLDTRNIQPVQTLEKHKHPVQKICWEPGSIQGKTAGLFLASADSQGHIIVWDVQQGKAAGILQEGSKAILDMAWVKGNNGVYFLAALHQPCSLIIWDTSSKAKLWKKNYNETLLSFSLDPFNNSKLAFLCQDCILFVDDFTVSKAPASNGRRFFISQGIGGQASGGHNSNEKKSGGEGLRKLVKDLVIGEVKPKSEDVPTGGNSDCLQLCYHRSLRHHLLLLFPKELLILDLHINQTVCVVPLERTAAPFLQVVSSRQRDVIFCLHEYGSIGVKTRKRNLSSSRLSLDLSNLSQEGFQTQTEPEMIYDQRCHSEAVRLTKSSKVLGMAIDPQSECRAALILTNGKVIFLDLGYTPVQMGTSNCLSNLIEPYYSQKEMFNEGNLKLQITGLLHSISGSLQAIRMCPALTTRNWQEYQPIMAGGTESGCVQIYNMATGILEKELVIHSYPVRGIEWTGLKSFLSFAFSTPGSSGMVRNELLLSDVATGGCTCIRTDVVDEPPIDTLKVSPLKQYFVLSLKFSTFELWDLRNMCILRTMPKKFPLVTALEWSPIHNLKALRRKMAHQEEKEQEDTQVLSPTAAEQTRIGESSSEKSLIAREHFVFTDTDSQLFHFSVDGNVMKDGIKIPPETGVSGVTCIAFKNDLIVQGDSDGLLNIWDLKARSSRNVHTSRGWVKKMRFAPGKGNLRLLLLYNDGVDIIDLKKAHYERIAQLKSPRDIVKVSDIDWAASDKPVLATQDGCLRVMDISLTHCSSPMAEYSFENPIYCPSLLTPHALLTLRTSLATNLCTIDQLDNLRGLTDLEAQGLKDQIAQLSDTECDSFRQKSYCKRALAAAKYFGSDEEVDLWTVADYYINVYKRTGVMERSPSLDSPGSTLDTNRTNAHPDIEPLDTCFDLICDNYSFQKLQLERAAFHESKRGDYEHTKKVIERLILLGQTDRAVQLLLETELENPAYYTDAIKACLVSTIQSTGAAQSTIKLVATNLIANGNIGEGVQLLCLIGKGLDACRYLTSYALWERAAWLAKSVLPQGEMAEVLKKWAEHLGANGNRMQAALVFLSLGRFTQCAELLVSKGLPAQAWILLAACKEGGLTVEPPRGLFEELSQLFEGNQRLLTLFSPD; encoded by the exons ATGGGCGAAAGCGAGCAGGACGGGCACTTGGAGCGGCAAGGCTCGGTTGAGTCGTACGAGCAGGCCAGAGGGCCAACCTACAACATACCCAAGGTGTCGGCCCGCACACTGGTCGGCGCCGCCAGCACGGCCAACATCGGCGCCCTCGAGTGGGGTGCGCAGGGTCTGCTCGCCTACGGTTCCAACTGCTCCGTCGTCGTCCTCGACACCAGGAACATCCAGCCTGTGCAGACGCTCGAGAAGCACAAGCACCCTGTCCAGAAG ATCTGTTGGGAACCAGGCTCAATTCAAGGCAAGACTGCCGGCTTGTTCCTCGCCTCGGCCGACTCGCAGGGTCATATCATTGTCTGGGATGTCCAACAGGGCAAGGCCGCAGGCATCCTGCAGGAAGGGTCTAAGGCCATTTTAg ATATGGCTTGGGTGAAAGGCAACAATGGAGTGTACTTCTTGGCCGCGTTGCACCAGCCGTGCTCGTTGATCATCTGGGACACGTCGTCCAAGGCGAAGCTGTGGAAGAAAAACTACAACGAGACCTTGCTCTCGTTCAGCCTGGATCCGTTCAACAACTCGAAATTAGCAT TTTTGTGTCAAGATTGCATTTTGTTTGTCGATGACTTCACGGTGTCGAAGGCTCCGGCGAGCAATGGCCGCCGCTTCTTCATCAGCCAGGGCATAGGCGGACAGGCCAGCGGCGGCCACAACAGTAACGAGAAGAAGTCTGGCGGCGAGGGTCTCAGGAAGTTGGTCAAGGATCTTGTCATAGGAGAGGTCAAACCAAA gtCTGAAGATGTGCCAACTGGCGGAAACAGCGATTGCCTTCAACTGTGCTATCACCGCTCTCTCCGCCAccacctgctgctgcttttcccgAAAGAACTGCTCATTTTGGACCTGCACATCAACCAAACGGTGTGTGTGGTGCCCTTGGAGAGGACCGCGGCGCCTTTCTTGCAG GTCGTGTCAAGCAGGCAAAGAGACGTGATTTTCTGTCTGCACGAGTATGGCAGCATCGGAGTCAAGACGAGGAAGCGGAACCTGTCCTCGTCCAGGCTTTCCCTCGACCTGTCCAACCTCAGTCAAG AGGGATTCCAAACGCAGACTGAGCCGGAAATGATTTACGACCAAAGATGCCACAGTGAGGCAGTGCGGCTGACCAAATCGTCCAAAGTGCTTGGAATGGCCATTGACCCTCAGTCCGAATGCAGAgctg CTCTGATATTGACTAACGGAAAGGTGATTTTCTTGGACCTGGGCTACACGCCGGTGCAAATGGGCACTTCCAACTGCCTGTCAAACCTGATAGAGCCGTACTATTCA CAAAAGGAGATGTTCAATGAAGGCAACCTGAAGCTACAAATCACCGGCCTGTTGCACAGCATCAGCGGCTCTCTGCAGGCCATCAGGATGTGTCCAGCCCTAACCACTAGGAACTGGCAAGAATATCAGCCCATTATGGCTGGCGGAACCGAGTCAGGCTGCGTCCAAATTTACAACATGGCCACTGGGATCTTGGAAAAGGAGCTTGTCATCCACTCGTACCCTGTTAG GGGAATCGAGTGGACCGGTCTGAAGAGCTTTTTGAGTTTCGCATTTTCAACTCCAGGCTCGTCAGGAATGGTTCGGAACGAGCTATTGCTGTCTGACGTGGCCACTGGCGGCTGCACTTGCATCAGAACCGACGTGGTTGACGAGCCGCCGATCGACACCCTGAAGGTGTCTCCTTTGAA ACAATACTTCGTTTTGTCCCTCAAGTTCAGCACGTTTGAGCTTTGGGACCTGCGGAATATGTGCATTTTGCGGACAATGCCTAAGAAGTTTCCTCTGGTCACTGCATTG GAGTGGTCTCCTATTCACAACCTGAAAGCCCTGAGGCGCAAAATGGCGCACCAGGAGGAAAAGGAGCAAGAAGACACGCAAGTACTGTCTCCGACTGCTGCAGAACAAA CTCGAATTGGAGAATCATCGTCAGAGAAAAGTCTCATAGCCAGGGAGCATTTTGTATTCACCGATACTGATAGTCAATTGTTTCACTTCTCTGTCGACGGTAATGTGATGAAAGATGGAATCAAAATTCCTCCTGAG ACGGGAGTGAGTGGCGTTACATGCATCGCCTTCAAGAACGACCTGATCGTGCAGGGCGACTCGGACGGCCTGCTAAACATTTGGGACTTAAAGGCCCGCTCCTCCAGGAACGTGCACACCTCCAGAGGTTGGGTAAAGAAGATGCGGTTCGCGCCGGGAAAGGGAAATCTCAGGTTGCTGCTGCTCTACAATGACGGAGTCGACATAATTGACCTTAAGAAG GCGCATTATGAGCGAATAGCCCAGTTGAAAAGTCCTCGTGATATAGTCAAAGTTTCGGACATCGACTGGGCCGCCTCTGACAAGCCGGTTTTGGCCACTCAGGACGGTTGTCTGCGAGTGATGGACATATCCTTGACGCACTGCAGCTCCCCAATGGCCGAATATTCGTTTGAAA aCCCGATTTACTGTCCTAGTCTTCTTACTCCTCACGCGCTTCTTACGTTACGAACCTCGCTAGCAACCAACCTGTGTACAATCGATCAGCTGGACAACCTGCGTGGCTTGACGGACCTGGAAGCCCAAG GTTTGAAGGACCAAATAGCCCAGCTGTCGGACACCGAGTGCGACAGTTTCAGGCAAAAGTCTTACTGCAAACGAGCTTTAGCAGCTGCCAAGTACTTCGGCTCCGACGAGGAGGTCGATTTGTGGACCGTTGCTGATTACTACATCAATGTCTACAAACGGACT GGTGTTATGGAGAGAAGTCCAAGCTTGGACTCACCAGGCTCCACCCTGGACACCAACAGAACTAACGCCCATCCCGATATTGAGCCGCTGGACACTTGCTTTGATCTTATCTGCGATAACTATTCCTTCCAG AAACTGCAACTCGAAAGAGCAGCATTTCACGAATCAAAAAGGGGTGATTACGAACACACTAAAAAGGTCATCGAGCGCCTCATCCTGCTCGGACAGACTGACAGAGCGGTCCAGCTACTTTTGGAGACGGAACTCGAGAATCCTGCCTACTACACTGACGCcatcaa agCTTGCCTGGTTTCCACGATACAATCAACAGGGGCGGCTCAGAGCACTATCAAACTCGTGGCAACCAACTTAATCGCAAATGGAAACATTGGTGAAG GCGTGCAATTGCTGTGTTTGATCGGCAAAGGCCTCGACGCCTGCAGATACCTGACGTCATACGCCCTTTGGGAAAGGGCTGCCTGGCTTGCCAAGTCTGTCCTGCCCCAGGGAGAGATGGCTGAGGTGCTGAAAAAGTGGGCTGAACATCTTGGAGCTAATGGAAACAGA atgcAAGCTGCATTGGTTTTCCTTTCGCTGGGGCGGTTCACGCAGTGCGCGGAGCTGCTGGTGTCCAAGGGCCTCCCGGCGCAAGCGTGGATCCTGCTGGCCGCCTGCAAAGAGGGTGGCTTGACAGTGGAGCCACCAAGGGGTCTGTTTGAGGAGCTGAGTCAATTGTTTGAGGGCAACCAGCGTCTGCTTACGCTTTTCTCCCCAGATTGA
- the Gpat4 gene encoding glycerol-3-phosphate acyltransferase 3 isoform X2, whose product MALFGTLLSISGSLLLTPLLLIVLVILFLASIGKSVGVRRLYVKTLLALFEYGRQHIEIANKQKRLSDDSGFNSEDEGDNKRIRSTSETSEESQQRGRPKGHHRNGSIKNGVSLIQREDLILAPDPCHNKSDHNHRDSSAPRTSNIRSHSVGAPTRNAANSAKGASEKGDNSEQEDEIDSLALDKDHRKLSFETLKQEFELSDCLTYIKAGVEAIIEDEVTQCFEAEELRSWNLLTRTNRHYEFISWRLTVIWMLGFIVRYLFLLPLRVTICFVGVCWLTFCTAVVGIVPAGRFKRWLNAKVCIMCFSFLSSSISAVITYHNPENKPKGGICVANHTSPIDVLVLACDSCYALIGQRHNGFLGLLQRALARASSHIWFERSEVKDREVVTKRLQQHVSDPENPPILIFPEGTCINNTSVMQFKKGSFEVGSVIYPVAIKYDPKFGDAFWNSSKYSMMQYLYMMMTSWAIVCDVWYLPPMTQEPDENAVDFASRVKSVIATQGGLVDLMWDGQLKRMQAKKEWKERQQEEFSKRLKVE is encoded by the exons ATGGCGCTGTTCGGGACGCTGCTTTCCATCTCAGGCTCGCTGCTCCTGACGCCTTTGCTGCTGATCGTTTTGGTGATTCTCTTCCTGGCCTCGATCGGCAAGTCAGTCGGCGTGCGCAGGCTGTACGTCAAGACCCTGCTGGCCCTGTTCGAG tATGGGCGACAACATATCGAGATCGCAAACAAGCAGAAGCGACTTTCTGACGACTCAGGGTTTAATTCAGAAGATGAGGGAGACAACAAGAGGATCCGATCAACCTCCGAGACCTCGGAGGAAAGCCAGCAGAGAGGCAGGCCTAAGGGACACCACCGGAATGGGTCTATTAAG AATGGCGTCAGTCTGATTCAACGAGAGGACCTGATTCTGGCGCCAGACCCGTGCCATAACAAAAGCGACCACAATCATCGAGACTCGAGCGCGCCAAGGACTTCCAACATCCGCAGCCACTCTGTGGGGGCGCCCACCAGGAATGCTGCCAACAGCGCCAAGGGAGCCTCGGAAAAGGGGGATAACAGCGAGCAGGAAGATGAGATAGACAGCCTCGCTCTG gaCAAGGACCACAGAAAGTTGTCTTTTGAAACTCTGAAGCAAGAGTTTGAATTGTCCGACTGTCTGACGTACATCAAAGCTGGGGTGGAGGCCATCATTGAGGATGAGGTCACCCAGTGCTTTGAGGCAGAGGAACTTCGG TCGTGGAATTTGCTAACCAGAACAAACAGGCACTACGAATTCATCAGCTGGAGATTGACAGTGATCTGGATGCTGGGCTTCATAGtgcgatatttatttttgctgccgcTACGGGTTACAATCTGCTTTGTCGGG GTGTGCTGGCTGACGTTCTGCACAGCGGTGGTAGGCATCGTGCCGGCGGGCCGATTCAAGCGGTGGCTCAATGCCAAAGTGTGCATCATGTGCTTTTCGTTCTTGTCGTCCTCCATTTCCGCTGTCATCACCTACCACAACCCCGAGAACAAGCCAAAGGGAGGCATTTGCGTGGCCAATCACACCTCGCCCATCGACGTGCTCGTCCTAGCTTGTGACAGTTGTTACGCTTTG ATCGGACAGCGGCACAACGGATTCCTCGGCTTGCTCCAGCGCGCCCTTGCCAGGGCTTCCTCGCACATTTGGTTTGAGAGGTCCGAGGTCAAGGACAGGGAGGTCGTCACTAAGAG GCTCCAACAACACGTGAGCGACCCAGAAAACCCACCTATTCTGATTTTCCCCGAAGGCACCTGCATCAACAACACGTCCGTGATGCAGTTCAAGAAGGGCAGCTTTGAGGTCGGCAGCGTCATCTACCCCGTAGCAATCAAG TACGACCCTAAATTCGGCGACGCCTTCTGGAACAGCAGCAAGTACTCGATGATGCAGTACTTGTACATGATGATGACGTCCTGGGCAATCGTGTGCGACGTCTGGTACCTTCCGCCGATGACCCAGGAGCCGGACGAGAACGCCGTCGATTTTGCCAGTAGGGTTAAAAGCGTCATCGCTACTCAGGGAGGACTGGTCGACCTCATGTG gGATGGGCAGCTGAAGCGGATGCAGGCAAAGAAGGAGTGGAAGGAGAGGCAGCAGGAAGAGTTCAGCAAACGGCTCAAAGTGGAATAA
- the Gpat4 gene encoding glycerol-3-phosphate acyltransferase 3 isoform X1, with amino-acid sequence MALFGTLLSISGSLLLTPLLLIVLVILFLASIGKSVGVRRLYVKTLLALFEYGRQHIEIANKQKRLSDDSGFNSEDEGDNKRIRSTSETSEESQQRGRPKGHHRNGSIKNGVSLIQREDLILAPDPCHNKSDHNHRDSSAPRTSNIRSHSVGAPTRNAANSAKGASEKGDNSEQEDEIDSLALDKDHRKLSFETLKQEFELSDCLTYIKAGVEAIIEDEVTQCFEAEELRSWNLLTRTNRHYEFISWRLTVIWMLGFIVRYLFLLPLRVTICFVGFLWMAISTSLISLVPSRRVRRVLNQHAMLITFRLYARSFSAVIDVHNPQFMPRSNGICVANHTTPVDIVMLATNSCFSLIGQRHNGFLGLLQRALARASSHIWFERSEVKDREVVTKRLQQHVSDPENPPILIFPEGTCINNTSVMQFKKGSFEVGSVIYPVAIKYDPKFGDAFWNSSKYSMMQYLYMMMTSWAIVCDVWYLPPMTQEPDENAVDFASRVKSVIATQGGLVDLMWDGQLKRMQAKKEWKERQQEEFSKRLKVE; translated from the exons ATGGCGCTGTTCGGGACGCTGCTTTCCATCTCAGGCTCGCTGCTCCTGACGCCTTTGCTGCTGATCGTTTTGGTGATTCTCTTCCTGGCCTCGATCGGCAAGTCAGTCGGCGTGCGCAGGCTGTACGTCAAGACCCTGCTGGCCCTGTTCGAG tATGGGCGACAACATATCGAGATCGCAAACAAGCAGAAGCGACTTTCTGACGACTCAGGGTTTAATTCAGAAGATGAGGGAGACAACAAGAGGATCCGATCAACCTCCGAGACCTCGGAGGAAAGCCAGCAGAGAGGCAGGCCTAAGGGACACCACCGGAATGGGTCTATTAAG AATGGCGTCAGTCTGATTCAACGAGAGGACCTGATTCTGGCGCCAGACCCGTGCCATAACAAAAGCGACCACAATCATCGAGACTCGAGCGCGCCAAGGACTTCCAACATCCGCAGCCACTCTGTGGGGGCGCCCACCAGGAATGCTGCCAACAGCGCCAAGGGAGCCTCGGAAAAGGGGGATAACAGCGAGCAGGAAGATGAGATAGACAGCCTCGCTCTG gaCAAGGACCACAGAAAGTTGTCTTTTGAAACTCTGAAGCAAGAGTTTGAATTGTCCGACTGTCTGACGTACATCAAAGCTGGGGTGGAGGCCATCATTGAGGATGAGGTCACCCAGTGCTTTGAGGCAGAGGAACTTCGG TCGTGGAATTTGCTAACCAGAACAAACAGGCACTACGAATTCATCAGCTGGAGATTGACAGTGATCTGGATGCTGGGCTTCATAGtgcgatatttatttttgctgccgcTACGGGTTACAATCTGCTTTGTCGGG TTTTTATGGATGGCCATTTCGACGAGTCTGATCAGTCTAGTGCCGAGTCGGCGGGTGCGACGCGTGCTTAACCAGCATGCCATGCTGATCACCTTCCGGCTGTACGCGCGCTCTTTCTCTGCAGTCATCGACGTTCACAATCCGCAGTTCATGCCCAGGTCGAATGGCATTTGCGTGGCCAACCACACAACGCCGGTCGACATTGTCATGCTGGCCACCAACTCGTGTTTTTCATTG ATCGGACAGCGGCACAACGGATTCCTCGGCTTGCTCCAGCGCGCCCTTGCCAGGGCTTCCTCGCACATTTGGTTTGAGAGGTCCGAGGTCAAGGACAGGGAGGTCGTCACTAAGAG GCTCCAACAACACGTGAGCGACCCAGAAAACCCACCTATTCTGATTTTCCCCGAAGGCACCTGCATCAACAACACGTCCGTGATGCAGTTCAAGAAGGGCAGCTTTGAGGTCGGCAGCGTCATCTACCCCGTAGCAATCAAG TACGACCCTAAATTCGGCGACGCCTTCTGGAACAGCAGCAAGTACTCGATGATGCAGTACTTGTACATGATGATGACGTCCTGGGCAATCGTGTGCGACGTCTGGTACCTTCCGCCGATGACCCAGGAGCCGGACGAGAACGCCGTCGATTTTGCCAGTAGGGTTAAAAGCGTCATCGCTACTCAGGGAGGACTGGTCGACCTCATGTG gGATGGGCAGCTGAAGCGGATGCAGGCAAAGAAGGAGTGGAAGGAGAGGCAGCAGGAAGAGTTCAGCAAACGGCTCAAAGTGGAATAA
- the LOC135938665 gene encoding uncharacterized protein LOC135938665 isoform X1: protein MSSSGQGGGEGTLAPVAVSRTYVVDPLVQNVAVLAVLGVAGTLFNVALLAGSLTRPRVPGSLGCTPPLASALSNLAFGGLVESSLSIFLAAAYNGGGLTSTSTAPNDFSLPGKAALLAVLFLVSAWFSWSMACIMSAAVPGASLGLVRLLNLLGGAVSIGLGAATGYVSGADRSNISSTVMVPRLKLLAIPAGLRWSIVVLGFALPWAVWLIFVVVATFRSMGPKGAQENVFQFSSDTPPSTGAIVSTLVILYLGLRVPYEISSLMQGPRPPTLHSALAWSRFAFAVLAPILVLGSARRFKAALVAAFMCCSRRRSSVAPPEEPPSQGASKVPASVPVLFQTPGGLYLRRVRYNHHPTAPGFTYTLCDLDPQGTQKASTIEKMDMFMRSSAFLN from the exons ATGAGCAGCAGTGGTCAGGGAGGCGGTGAAGGGACCTTAGCTCCGGTAGCTGTGTCCAGAACCTACGTCGTCGACCCGCTGGTGCAGAACGTGGCCGTGCTCGCCGTCCTCGGGGTCGCAGGCACGCTGTTCAATGTGGCCCTGCTCGCCGGGTCCCTCACCAGGCCCAGAGTCCCGGGCAGCCTGGGGTGCACCCCGCCGCTCGCATCGGCCCTCTCCAACCTGGCCTTCGGTGGACTCGTCGAG AGTTCTCTGAGCATATTCCTGGCGGCAGCGTACAATGGTGGCGGCCTGACCAGCACGTCGACGGCACCAAACGACTTTTCACTGCCTGGCAAGGCGGCTCTGCTGGCTGTGCTGTTCCTAGTGTCGGCGTGGTTCTCCTGGTCCATGGCCTGCATCATGTCCGCCGCTGTCCCGGGCGCCTCACTTGGCCTCGTGCGGCTGCTAAACTTGCTGGGCGGCGCCGTCAGCATCGGCCTCGGAGCAGCCACTGGATACGTTAGTGGCGCCGACAGATCCAACATTAGCTC GACGGTTATGGTGCCCCGGCTAAAGCTGCTGGCCATCCCTGCGGGCCTCAGGTGGTCCATCGTGGTCCTCGGGTTCGCCCTTCCGTGGGCTGTGTGGCTGATCTTCGTCGTCGTCGCAACGTTCAGGTCTATGGGGCCGAAAGGCGCTCAGGAAAATGTCTTCCAGTTCTCGTCGGACACGCCACCATCGACAGGAGCCATCGTTTCGACTCTGGTCATCTTGTACCTGGGACTTAGGGTCCCTTACGAAATA AGTTCCCTGATGCAAGGTCCGCGACCCCCTACCTTGCACTCGGCCCTGGCGTGGTCGCGCTTCGCATTTGCGGTCCTGGCGCCGATCCTGGTGTTAGGCAGCGCTCGCAGGTTCAAAGCGGCCTTAGTGGCCGCCTTTATGTGCTGCTCGCGTCGGCGGAGCAGCGTCGCGCCTCCGGAGGAGCCGCCCAGCCAAGGG gcCAGCAAGGTTCCTGCTTCAGTCCCAGTCCTCTTCCAGACCCCCGGAGGTCTGTACCTTAGGAGAGTGCGGTACAATCACCACCCAACGGCGCCAGGGTTCACCTACACCCTGTGCGATTTGGATCCGCAAGGGACGCAAAAGGCCAGCACCATTGAGAAAATGGACATGTTCATGCGGAGCAGTGCATtcttgaattga
- the LOC135938665 gene encoding uncharacterized protein LOC135938665 isoform X2 produces MSSSGQGGGEGTLAPVAVSRTYVVDPLVQNVAVLAVLGVAGTLFNVALLAGSLTRPRVPGSLGCTPPLASALSNLAFGGLVESSLSIFLAAAYNGGGLTSTSTAPNDFSLPGKAALLAVLFLVSAWFSWSMACIMSAAVPGASLGLVRLLNLLGGAVSIGLGAATGYVSGADRSNISSTVMVPRLKLLAIPAGLRWSIVVLGFALPWAVWLIFVVVATFRSMGPKGAQENVFQFSSDTPPSTGAIVSTLVILYLGLRVPYEISSLMQGPRPPTLHSALAWSRFAFAVLAPILVLGSARRFKAALVAAFMCCSRRRSSVAPPEEPPSQGVRPELEDFSDTER; encoded by the exons ATGAGCAGCAGTGGTCAGGGAGGCGGTGAAGGGACCTTAGCTCCGGTAGCTGTGTCCAGAACCTACGTCGTCGACCCGCTGGTGCAGAACGTGGCCGTGCTCGCCGTCCTCGGGGTCGCAGGCACGCTGTTCAATGTGGCCCTGCTCGCCGGGTCCCTCACCAGGCCCAGAGTCCCGGGCAGCCTGGGGTGCACCCCGCCGCTCGCATCGGCCCTCTCCAACCTGGCCTTCGGTGGACTCGTCGAG AGTTCTCTGAGCATATTCCTGGCGGCAGCGTACAATGGTGGCGGCCTGACCAGCACGTCGACGGCACCAAACGACTTTTCACTGCCTGGCAAGGCGGCTCTGCTGGCTGTGCTGTTCCTAGTGTCGGCGTGGTTCTCCTGGTCCATGGCCTGCATCATGTCCGCCGCTGTCCCGGGCGCCTCACTTGGCCTCGTGCGGCTGCTAAACTTGCTGGGCGGCGCCGTCAGCATCGGCCTCGGAGCAGCCACTGGATACGTTAGTGGCGCCGACAGATCCAACATTAGCTC GACGGTTATGGTGCCCCGGCTAAAGCTGCTGGCCATCCCTGCGGGCCTCAGGTGGTCCATCGTGGTCCTCGGGTTCGCCCTTCCGTGGGCTGTGTGGCTGATCTTCGTCGTCGTCGCAACGTTCAGGTCTATGGGGCCGAAAGGCGCTCAGGAAAATGTCTTCCAGTTCTCGTCGGACACGCCACCATCGACAGGAGCCATCGTTTCGACTCTGGTCATCTTGTACCTGGGACTTAGGGTCCCTTACGAAATA AGTTCCCTGATGCAAGGTCCGCGACCCCCTACCTTGCACTCGGCCCTGGCGTGGTCGCGCTTCGCATTTGCGGTCCTGGCGCCGATCCTGGTGTTAGGCAGCGCTCGCAGGTTCAAAGCGGCCTTAGTGGCCGCCTTTATGTGCTGCTCGCGTCGGCGGAGCAGCGTCGCGCCTCCGGAGGAGCCGCCCAGCCAAGGGGTAAGGCCAGAGCTTGAGGACTTTTCCGATACGGAGCGGTAG